A window of Salmo trutta chromosome 33, fSalTru1.1, whole genome shotgun sequence genomic DNA:
TGATATGATCCCATCCTTGGGCCTGAACTGAACCCACTATGATTGATTAAAGGCTAATCCTTATCTGACAAGTACTTTGTCAGGTGTATACTTTATGCGGAAGTGTCACATGAACTATTGCATGAAATCACGTGTTTTACACAGTTTATGTGCACATTAAAGCTGCTGAGTCAAGAGTAAGACTAATCGTTAATAGAATTTGATACTGCAACCTCAGCATTTACTTTAATCAAATCTCTTCCCTTCTGTTTCTGTGGTGTCTGGATTCATTTGGACTGAGGGatgaatacatttgtactgtatatgtgtttgtgCTTGCGTATTGGTGGAAAGATTGGCGGTTGAATGTTTGATTATTAGTATCTGACAAAAGTCCATGGTACATGTGAACAAGGCTTTGATGATCAGAGTGTACAATCGTTTGTTATCCAGCTCACTCTGAAATCAAGTCAAGAACTGTGATAGCCCTTAAAATAAACACAATGTAGTCTAACATCATGCCTAGAAAACATTCAGAACATGTTTTTCTCTGAaatatctcttacttttttgtgCATGTTGGGTTATTTTTGATATTTACATTTTCAATTATGTGTTGGTGTACAGTATCAGCATTTGGGGCAAGATTATCAAACACTTTTGTATTCCTTGTGAGCAGTGATCAAGGTATTGATTAAAGAACAATACCATTGACAAACTAGAGTCTTGTCTCTAACCTTTGTACTTTTGACACACCCTACTTGTAGACATAACTCAAATACTGACTGAAATATTTCCACATCTATTGAGTCATATAGTCTTCATACTCGTTCCTCTGTAAGGAAGGTGTGAATGGCTCATGTTAGCTTGCTGCTCACTACAGGGTTTTGCCCGTACCAGTAAAGTTTCTCTTCCACTCTCTTCTTCTTCCACTGACAGAGCAGCAGCATGCGGAAGGTCTTCTGGAAGGTCTTGTTACAGAGGGCGTAGCACATTGGGTTGACTGTACTGTTGACATAGCACAGCCAGTAGCCCAGGTGCCAGAGAGACACAGGGATACAGTCAGAGCAGAAGGTGGAGATGAGCACCATGATGTTGTATGGTGTCCACGTCAGGATAAAGGCCAGCAGGATAGCACTGAGAGTCTGGGCAGCCTTCCTCTCCTTAATCAGCACCATCCTCTTCCTCTTGGTCAGCTGGATCTTCAGAGTGGTGTCTATTggcttggaggaggaggtggagggtggGGCACTCATGGAGTCGGCTGAAGAGAAAGATGATGGGGCCATGTTAGTGTCCCCGTTCTTGCTTTGCTGGGCACCGCTGGTAGTGTCTTTGGGAACTGGTTTAAACTTGTAGGACACACACTTCTTGCTCTTCTGGGAGTTGGTCTTTGGTGGCGTGTGGAAGAAGTTGTTCTCCTCATAACTGCTGAGCTGTTCTTTAACACAGCCCGCTGCACCCGTGCTCTGCCTACACTCCTGGTTCCGGCAGGTGGGCTGGAAGACCCCCGGGGACACGGGCCGCTCCTCGTCCTCCGAGGAGGCGTAGCTGTTGAAGGTGGTCAGCTGGTCACTCTTGGACCACTCGTCGTTGGTGGCTGCTGCTGATTTGGCTGCATTGCTCCTGTTGGAGGAGGACCAGGAGGCCTGGGTTCTGTCCCGGGAGGCAGAGCTGAGTTGCTTGCAGTTGAAGCAGGATCTGATTATGGTTTTCTGGGGCTTGGTGACACCAGCGTCTGTGGAACTGTTGATGCCCTGGAGCTCAGCGAGGTCCTTGGTGCGACGTTCCGTCTCCTTGTAGATCCGACAGTACAGGATGGTCATGATTGACACTGGGATGTAAAACGCAGCAATGGCTGTCCCAAATGTTATCACTGGCTCCGAGAAGAACTGGATCTGACACTGCCTTTCAGGGACTGTCCTTTTCCCCACAAAATACTGCCAGCACAGTATGGGAGGGGCCCAGAGGATGAGGGACACCAGCCAGGCCATGCCTATCATGACCCCAGCCCGTTTGGGGGTGCGCTTGGCTCTGTAGGTCAGGGGTCTGGTGATGGAGAAGTACCGGTCAAAACTGATTACCAGCAGGTTCATCACTGACGCATTACTGGCCACGTAGTCCAAAGCCAACCAGAGGTCACAAGCCACACTCCCCAGTGCCCAGTATCCCATCAGTATGTAGGAGGTGTAGAGGTTCATAGAGAACACACCTATAATGAGGTCAGCTACAGCCAAACTCAGCAGATAGTAGTTGTTGACTGTCTTCAGCTGGCTGTTTACCTTAAACGACAGCATCACCAGAACGTTCCCCACTATCGTAATCAGGCTCACGATGGCCGACACAGTTGCTATGGTTATGACCTCCCATAGACTGTGTGTGACAGGGTGTATGTCTGATGCGTTGCCATTTATGGATAAGTTCTGTATTCCCCCACCTTCCATGTTGTTTCTCTAACGTTGTCCTTATTGTGGTATGAGTGGTATGGCTATGAGAGAGTAATCTGTTTGGTATGCCATCTTGAGTAGGATATCCTAGAAAGAAGAACAAATAAAGTGAGTTAATAAAATAACAAATGCAGTTTACAAGTGATCTTTTCATGCAAAGTCAAACTCCATGTACAGTATAGAAAAGAAAGGGTAGTGCCACAAATAGTCACTAGATGGCAATAATAATCAACAATCATCCCCATGTGAGTCCAGTAGTAAGTAGTGCACCAATGCTCACACTGGCCAGAGATAGGGTCCATGCACCTTGCAAAACATCTTGTCTAGACAGTTTAAGACCTCAATGTAAATAATGTGATAACACCACCTAAAAAGTATGCAGGTTTGTGCTGTGTCATATTAAAGTGTATGATTCTATTTTTGCTGCAAAAAAGCTCAGGTAGAGCTGTGTCACACATGAATGTCTGAATGAACATTTTAGAGCCATTAGGTCATATAAGCACTCAGGTCTCTTTTGCTCTAGTTCTTGTGTCTTCATCTAGTATGTATGAATAAGTGTCTGTATTGAGGTCTCTCACGGACAGTTTGTTACACTACAGAGGTACATTAGCAGACAAAGAGGCTTAGCAGATTGACACATGGGTCATTGTAGGTAGTCTAGCCAAATGACACTTTTTAAATCCAGGTCATTAAAATAACTAGTCCGTTGCTCATCAATATCAGCAAGCATGTTTCTTGTCTGTATTAAATGGATATTGATGTCACAGTATTATCTCAGTGGCTCTCTGTAACCAGGGTGACGATGAAGTGATTGCTTCTGATTCTGAATGACGAACACTAATATCTGTGGAGATAAATAAAATGTGCTTAAGCTTTGTACTGATGGAACAATCAACAAACGGACAAAAGATGGCCATGACATTTCTGTCCCAGAGGTTGTTTGAATTGTCTGGCGAGGCGGGGGTTTTATCAGGTGTTTTCTCTGCCTCCTGGCTGAGTTTACCCAGCTGAAAGAAGAGCAGCATCCCAGCTCTTGGGACACTTAGTGCGCCATATGTACTGACCGGGATTGATAAAACACAATTAAACCTGGGCCTTTCTCCACACACCTTTATGAGATGAATCCACCTCAGATCACTATGGCGGTGCTGAATCCCAATGTCTTGGTCTCTATTTTTCTATCTGTTTTCCTGGCTTCAGACTCTCCACTGCTTCTGAATGGGCTGACTGGGATTTTATTTTAATGTCAAGACTGTTATGGTTTGTGATTAAGTAGATTGTAAATTAGCAACAAATTACAGGCTACTAGGCTACCAGAATTGTCCTTTACACAACACTTTTTCTCCAAAGTGACCTACAGATTCTGAAGTGTCATATGTCAAATGGCCTCCATGGTAATTGAACATGCAACCTTGGATTCGATTCTAACCAATTGGGTTAAAACAGAGTCCTACATCTAGCCCTGGAGACAGGAACTTCAAGTGCTCATTTCAACATTGCCTATTTCTTCCTGGCAGGTTATTCAGTGTAATGATCATGAACTCAGGCATTATGTCAATGGAACAGCACCCTTAGAGACTGTGGAATGAAATAATGATCGGAGTGATTGCTATCATTTATTCTTCCCTGTGTTTCTCTGTCACATCTGACAGCAATCGTTTCTCCTTTCATTTCATTTTGTTCTTGGCAATGCTGTAGGAAGGAAAAGAAAACCACATCTCTAATAATATTGAGATGAAGAAATGGTGTTGTTAAGAGAGATGTGAGCAACATTTAGTGAGTCATAGTTgatctacactgagtataccaaacattaggaacaccttccagttgagtgtgaaaaacacagcaacgttgcagttcttgactcaaaccggtgcgcctggcacctactaccattgaagtgacatcaataaggatcatagctttcacctggattcacctggttagtcaatgtaatggaaagagcaggtgttcttaatgtttgtatactcagtgtatagggTTGACTGTGTCTACTACCATGAAAATACATCTAATGGGAGATCAGGATGGTAGCGTT
This region includes:
- the LOC115172648 gene encoding muscarinic acetylcholine receptor M5-like; protein product: MEGGGIQNLSINGNASDIHPVTHSLWEVITIATVSAIVSLITIVGNVLVMLSFKVNSQLKTVNNYYLLSLAVADLIIGVFSMNLYTSYILMGYWALGSVACDLWLALDYVASNASVMNLLVISFDRYFSITRPLTYRAKRTPKRAGVMIGMAWLVSLILWAPPILCWQYFVGKRTVPERQCQIQFFSEPVITFGTAIAAFYIPVSIMTILYCRIYKETERRTKDLAELQGINSSTDAGVTKPQKTIIRSCFNCKQLSSASRDRTQASWSSSNRSNAAKSAAATNDEWSKSDQLTTFNSYASSEDEERPVSPGVFQPTCRNQECRQSTGAAGCVKEQLSSYEENNFFHTPPKTNSQKSKKCVSYKFKPVPKDTTSGAQQSKNGDTNMAPSSFSSADSMSAPPSTSSSKPIDTTLKIQLTKRKRMVLIKERKAAQTLSAILLAFILTWTPYNIMVLISTFCSDCIPVSLWHLGYWLCYVNSTVNPMCYALCNKTFQKTFRMLLLCQWKKKRVEEKLYWYGQNPVVSSKLT